From the Polaribacter gangjinensis genome, the window CGGCAACTACTAAATTTTTATTTCGATAATGAACTGTTCGCTCAACTTCTAATTTTTCTAAAATTTCAAGTTGAAACGGAAATGGTTTTATATCAAAAAAGGAAAGATTTAAGTCTAATGTTTTTCCAATTTTACCCTTATTTAGTGATTCAATTAATTTTTCTTTGTGAATATCATCATCAAATAATTCAAAATCATCACTTTGCCAATATGAATCAAAAGTCTTCTGAAATTTATCAATAATATGACTTACTTCCTTTGTTGTTATCTTAATATTCCATTCCAAACCATCCGTTAAAGCTGAACGAGAAAAGTTAGAAGATCCTATATAACCAGTATGAAATCCAGTATTCCTTTTAAATAAATACGCTTTAGCATGTAACCTTTCGTTTCCAGAATTATAAGATATTTTTACTTCGGTATTTTCTAATTTAGAAAGTAATAATATTGCTTTATAGTCAGAAGCCCCCATATAAGTAGTGGTTATTACTCTTAGCTTTCCACCACGTGAAGTAAACTCTTTTAACTCTTTTTCAAGAATTATGATTCCTTTGAACTTTATAAACGAAACAAGAAGGTCGATTCTATTAGAAGATGAAATTTCCTTTTTCAATTCACTTTCAAGAGATAATCCAACATTTCCTCCTGTAAATAATTCACTATGTGTTAATCTTGTATAAGGTGTTATTTCTTTTAAGTGAAGATTAAAATCTGAAAAATGAGAATCAATTTTTGAAAATACCGCTTTTAATATTTCTCCTTCAATTTCAATCAAATCATTATTGAAATCCTCTTTTTTAAGTTCTTCTTTTAGGAATAAAATGATTTTATTGGCAATAGCAATTTGAAGTTCAATTTGATTTTCACCTTTAATGTAATTCAGTGCATTTTTGATAGTTAAAGAAAGATGCCTAGCCAAAATTGAAGACGCTTCCTCTTTATCTAAAACATTTTTATTTACATAAAAAAGATTTCTATCAATCTCTTTAAGTTTTTGAGAAACAAGTTTTGTTACTAATTCTTCATAAATTCCTTCAATCATAAGCTTTGGTATTCTTTTAAAATTGCAATATCTGCTTCAGCCCAATCTAAATTATTCAGTCTATCTTTTGTAAGCCAATCAAACTGTTTATGTTCAGAGAGATTTATTTCCCCATTTATATACTTTGCAATAAATGGTATTAACTTTATTTCAAAAGAAGGATATTTATAAGTAACTGGAGAAAGTCTTGAAATCAATTCAATTTCAATATTTAATTCCTCTTTAATTTCCCTTTTTATACACGCTTCTTCTGTCTCGTTATTTTCAATCTTACCTCCTGGAAACTCCCATTTTAAAGGTAAATTCATAAATTCACTGCGCTGAACTACTACTATTTTTTCATTATGTTCAATAATTGCACAAGTTACATTTATCATTTAATTATTTTTTGTAGTTAACAATTATGAAAAATCCCAATAAAATTTAATAAATAATTGATAAAAAGCAAATTTTATTAATACCCAAACATTAAAATTCCAACAACCTCCCCAATTCCCCTTTCAATCCCTCTCTAAGGATTTTTAATCCCTTGGCTTTGCAACACCATTTTAATCAGGGCTTCTGTGGTGTGTAGGCTGTCGCCCAATTCTTTGGCAGCAGCACCTGCTTGGTATTGCTGGGTAATGTGTTGTTTTTCAGCATCGGTCAATGCTTGAAACTCTTGGTTTAGTGCTTCTTGAAAGTTTTTTTGAAATTGTAAAAGGCCGTTTACAAATGTATCAAACTGAGCTTTGCTTAAACGAGCTTGTTTCTTTTTGCCGTTTTCGTCGGGGGCAGTTTCGGTAATTTCTATGTAGCTCATGCCATTGGCATGCTTTAGATACTCAATGTTTACCGGGTTTTTATCAAAGTTAAGGTGAAGGCTTTTCTTTGGATTTTTCATAGTTGGCTTTTTTTGGTGTGTTTGGTGGGTCTAAAATAGGGAAAAAAATTGTTTTTAGTGTTTTTTTTGTTTCACAAAGTTTCGCGGAGTTTTACACACCTGGCTGCTGCAGGCTGGGGGTTTCGCCGAGTTTTTTTTGTTTGGTGGACGAAGGCAAAAGGCGAAGGATAAGGCTAAAACTTAGACTTAGGCTTTCATCGATTTTTGTACTCAATGCAATATTTCTTTACTGCTTCAATGCTACATGATTACATTGGTTTATTGTTTTATTGAAATAAAGCTCATTAGAAATCAAAATATAGCTCAAAATGTATTTACATTGAGCTTAAAAAAGTATATTAATGAGCTTCATGCAATAAATGCTAACTTTTTAAAAGAAATTTTTAAAGAGAAGACGCGTGTTCTTGATACTTGGTTTCTCATGCCTCGAAACCAAACTTCCCGAAGCAAGTTCGGGACAGGCTGCACTGACAAACAGAGTTTGAAAACTTAGGCATAAGGCGAAGGCGTAAGGCGAAAATCGATGATCGTTAGTCGATGATCGATTTTCGGTTATTGCCCAAGTAGTTTCTGTTTTGTAATTTTGCAACTGTTTTATTGAAAACAAACACATTACATTATTTATAGCTTATTAGGGTATGGTACTCACTCCTTTTTTTATTGTTATGCTACTCATTACGTTTGTATTGGTGTGGCTTTTTGTTAGAACCATTGATGAGCGTAAATGGCTCAATATTTTAGTGAGTGTTGTGTTGACACCAGTGGTGTATTTTTATATTTTTTATCCGTTGTTGAACGTGTTTAGCACCTTTCATCATGAAAAACATTTTGATGCAGTTGCTTGGAAAACAAAACCTGCTTTGCGCTATGAAATGAGTACTGAAATTGTAAATAACGATTTGTTTAAAGGAAAAACAAAAAGCGAAGTAAAAGAGTTACTGGGCACTAGTGAATGGTATGGTTGGGATGACCGCATCAAAGCAAATTCGCCCGACAAATGGAATTACAACTTAGGTTTTAAACCTGGCGCCTTAAATACCCAACAAGAATGCCTAGAATTGATTTTTGAAAATGATGTGGTGGTGAAGAGTTGGCAATATCAGATGGATAAGAGTAAGTATTAGAGGTTAGAGGTTAGAGGTTAGAGGTTAGAGGTTAGAAATATAAAAAAAAAGGGCTAAAGGTTACATAACTTTTAACCCTTTTTTTATGTTATTTTTTTTCAATTGACTGGTATTGAAACAATTTATCAATTAAAAATTTCAAGTTTTATAAGTCATTTTATCATTAGTCTATTTTGGTAACATCATCAACCATTATCAGACTATATAAACAACTTAGAGTTTAATATTCTATTAGGGAATCATTATTAAAAATGTAGTTATATAATATGAATTTTCTACAGTAGAATTTCAACTGTCGTTTTTCAAAAAATATTTACTACATTTCAATGAATTACTGTTAAAAAATGCAAAACCGTTTTCAAGACCAAAATTTACGCCTCAAAGATTTTCAAGAAGAAGTAGCAGTAACTTGTCCAAGATGCGAAAAGAAAGCGCAAGCATCTGTAAATTTTGAAGAAAAAAAAGCCAAACTTGCTTGTATTCATTGTGGTTTTTATGAATCAAAATCTACCCTTTTAACGCATTTGGGCTTTGCTGCGCACTATCAAACATCTGCAAATAGTTATTTTGATGTAGCTCTTTGGTATGCAGCTTCTTTTAAAAACGATTATTTTTTTGCGTATAATGAAGCTCACCTATTGTATTTAGAACAATATATTGGCGCTAAATTACGTGAACACAAAGACCGATCGCATTTTACCTTGTTAGAAAAATTACCTAAATTTTATCACGAAGCTAAAAACAGAGAAGCACTTTTAAAATTGATTGAAAAGTTGAAGAAAAAGTGATTTGTAAAAATTAAGACACTAATTGCACTGATTACTCGAATTGAATTCTTTTAAAAATAGTTTACCAAAACCTATCCGTGAAAATCCGTGAAATTCGTGACTAAAAAAAACAAAAAAACACGTTGCTTTTATCAAACAACGTGTTTTATATTTTATGAAATTGGAATTATTAATTCCAAAAAGCTGAATATAATGCCACCAAAATAAGGATGATTGCAAACGAGCCAATGTTGAACAACGGACTTGTTTTAAACATTTCTTTGGTGATGTCAATTCCTTTTTTATCATCTGCACCTTTGTGCTGCAAGTAACTTGCCAATCCTATTACTCCCATTGTTAATAACAAAGTATATCCCATTTGATCCATAAAAGGAACATCTACAAAAAATGCACTTGTTGACCATCCTTTTGGAGCTACTTTAAAATACATGGCAATTGGAATGGAAACTAAAGCTCCAATAATTGCTGCTTTGTTGGTGGTTTTTTTCCAGAATAATCCTAATAAAAATACTGCCAAAATACCTGGACTTACCACACCAGTGTATTCTTGAATGAATTGGAATGCTTGGTCTAAGTTTCCTAATAATGGTGCCATAATACATGCAATAATCAAAGCAACAAAAGCTGAAATTCTTCCCATGTTTACAGTAGCTTTATCAGAAGCATTTTTATTAATGTATTGTTTATAAATATCCATTGTAAAAATGGTTGAAGTAGAATTCAACATAGAAGCCAAAGACGATACAATGGCTGCTGCTAAAGCTGCAAAAGCTACACCTTTTAATCCGGTTGGTAAAAATTGTAATAACCATGGATAAGCTTTGTCAGCCTGAGCTGCTGTTGGTAAATTCTCTAAACCTGCTGCCCCTAAACGTGCCATAATATCAGGA encodes:
- a CDS encoding (deoxy)nucleoside triphosphate pyrophosphohydrolase; its protein translation is MINVTCAIIEHNEKIVVVQRSEFMNLPLKWEFPGGKIENNETEEACIKREIKEELNIEIELISRLSPVTYKYPSFEIKLIPFIAKYINGEINLSEHKQFDWLTKDRLNNLDWAEADIAILKEYQSL